The Candidatus Reconcilbacillus cellulovorans genome segment GGTGGTCGGCGCGGACGGGGCGCTTGTCGGCTACGGCGGCGGTCTCGACCGAAAAGAGCGGCTTTTGGCCTTGGAACGGGCAAACGGAGGGGACGGCCGTGAGGTATGTCAGCATTGACCAGGTGGAACCCGGGCAGTTTTTGGGCAAAACGATTTTCAATCATAACGGCACCGTGCTTTTGTCCGAAGGGGTTCAGTTGACGGTGGCGATGATCAGCACGTTGCGGCGGATCGGCGTGACGCATCTGTTCGTTCGCGACAAACATTTGGAAGACGTCGAAATTCCGGAAGTCGTCTCCGAAGAGACGAAGAGGCTCGTCATGGAGCGGATGGTGGAGACGTTCCAGGCGATTCGGTCGGGCAAAGACTTCAACACGCGCGCCATTGCGGTCAGCATCGACCGGATGATCGAAGAAATCATGCAGAACAGGGAGGTGCTTGTTCAACTTTCGGAAATTCGCACAAAAGACAATGCGATGTATATCCATGCGATCAACGTCAGCATGATGTCCGTTCTGACCGGCATCAATCTCGGCCTGAACCAGATGCAGCTCAAGGAACTGGCGATCGGGGCGCTCTTGCACGACGTCGGCAAGGTGGAGCTGATCACGGACG includes the following:
- a CDS encoding metal-dependent phosphohydrolase — protein: MRYVSIDQVEPGQFLGKTIFNHNGTVLLSEGVQLTVAMISTLRRIGVTHLFVRDKHLEDVEIPEVVSEETKRLVMERMVETFQAIRSGKDFNTRAIAVSIDRMIEEIMQNREVLVQLSEIRTKDNAMYIHAINVSMMSVLTGINLGLNQMQLKELAIGALLHDVGKVELITDDAAPDPKLHHTWRGFELLKHKREFSLLIAHVALQHHETPDGEGVPRGLEGEQIHPYAKIVAVANTYDNLLHRGPAGKPMLPHEACEYLMALSGTKLDHETLIQFLRIVSVYPTGTCVRLSTRETGVVVGQHRGLPGRPVVRIVRQRGEDDYEVKEIDLARHPTIFIEQVIT